GTTCCATTCCTGCTGAAATTCAATATGCAACTTCTTCAGAATGCTGTCAAGTATAACATTTGCTAGAAATATAAGTCTCAACTCTTTGATGTTGTATAGTACTACCTTGGAGAATTTTAATTTGAGAGAGGTAATGCAATAGAACTGGCTCCACCTTCAACTTTTGAAGCTGACCAACAAAGGAATTCCAACACCGTTACAACAGGCAACTACAAGCATATGTCCAACTACACAGAAcagataaaaaatgaaatttcaataataaaatatgtataGACTAAAGATTGATATACCTGGTCTGCAAGTTCAATCACAAAGAAATCCACTGGACCACCAACCAAGAAAGCATTTGGAAAAACAGGAAAGTGCTTTAAGAAGATTTCTAGTTTGTCATCTACACAGAACAAAGTATCATAAATAAGCAAATAACCATGAATTCATTGTTCAATGTTGAATTAATGCAAAGTAATTAAGGTTACCTAAGTTGTAATAAAGTAAGGATCTTGAGAGTAGAAGAAACAGATCTTGTTGTGCCTGAATTAAATTGACAAATtacatttttcaattatatctgATTAAGGAAAATTTCACATGTTTGCTACTGAATGATGGTTCCAAAGTTCTAAACATATTTGTAGTATATAGTAATGACAGCAGAGCTAAATCATTCAACAGTGACTTCCTGACCTGTAATGGAATTTTATTCAAGCGCTTAGGCTCTAGTGCAACTTCCTCAAGGAGATACTGAAACCGACAAAGCACAAAGATAAAAGTAACAGGTATTAGAAAACAACaagaaaaaaataacaaaatgtgTTTTAACAATGTATATCAACTTTTATGGGTCACTTCAACTTATTGAAAGGCCTCTTACCCGAAAGAGGCTTTGAAAATGCCGGGTGTTTGTTTGGATGTCAATCCTGAGCAGAtatcaaacaaaaaaaattaccaCATCTGctgtaaaatacaaaattttagtTTCCTCTATCTTGAAAGATATGTACACTACAGTATTAATCTGACAGCACAGAGTTGACACACTATGAAAAGGTACATCTGGACTTCTCCCACCCAAAATCCCCTCTTCTACTTTTCTTGCCAGGTTGACCTCTTGGCCACATATATGACATTATCTGACCAAATGAGAAAGCTATTTGATTGGAGCTCCAAGGTTATTAAGAACAGTATGACTTGCCATCTCAGTTCAGCATTAGACCACTTAGAAATGTGCAGTTTGATACCCAGATATTCAACAAGCAGAGGGGAAAACAAAATACATTGATTTTTTTACTCCAAGAAAAATGCTACAGATAGCAAGCTAAGAACAGTTAGATTTTGATCTGATTTATGACATGGAATTGATCTTACACGATGACCAGAACTTGATTCATCTTGAAAGAAGAGGAAAATGAAAAGAGATGTATAATCAACATTACTCGGAACCTTAAGATGGTCAACTTCAAAATGGAATCTTAAGGTGGTCAATTTCAAAACTAGtgcatttcttcctttttttttttcaaatccaGCCATAAGAAACTCAGTTTCATTCCTGATGCATAAGTAATGTCAAAGAGTGCAGCCAACACTTGGCGATATTCaatcaaaagaaataaaaaaaactattaagCAGGTGCTAAAGCACAATCAATCTACGCAAGATTGCAGGCATTCATACCAGAAAACGTTTGTAGCACCTTGAACTAGAGCAGATGAATAACGTAGAAGTACTTCAGTACTATGAAGATGGGATTCAAATAGCTGCAGAAAGGTACAAGTACTAATCAGGCAACATAGGACCTTGGAAAAGCGGTCCAGAATTGTCATTTACTACAGAATTTCGATAGACAAAATAGATGACATTGGCATATTGTTAACAGAAAAATTCAAAATGAGGCTTGAAATCACATTCATAGAAGCAACCTTTCAAATAAAAATCTCGGCTTAAGATAATAGCCTTAAATCTGAACTACAAAGGCATTGAATTATTCTGACCAGTTATCATGTGAAATAAATACAATGACTGAATGAGGGGAAAAAGTTTAAAGATGTGGTGAATAAATACAATGTTTGAATGAGGGAAAAAAGTTTAAAGAGGTGGTGAATAAATACAATGATTGAATGAGGGAAGAAAAGACAGTGGTGAATTCACTCTATAAAGACCATCTGTTCATTTTCCTAAAAAAAATAACATGTGATTAACAGTTCATTAGAGCCCGAAATATGAAAGAGGACAAGGTTAAGAAATAAGACAGGACAATACTAGTACAaataaacaaatatatatatatatatataaatgggcCCAGACCTTACTTAAACTTTGATTCAGTTGGATGAGTCAAGTACCTCAAAACATGATCATATATAGTACAAAATTAATGGTATTTCTGTCTACTTCCAAACTAAATACTGTATCCTAACTTCAGATCTAGACTTTAGGCCATCTTCGGGTAGTAGATTGTGTGCATAAAGATGATATTTGAAGAGGCATGGGTTAATATATTTCCCAACTGAACCTCAAATACAATTGTGTACTCATTAATCCAACTACCATCTGGAAACACATTTAACATAATAATTCTGTGTATTAGGACATTCTCATACAAGTACTAACAGCCAGCTAGGCTCCTATACTTGCATTGTCATGGCAGCCAAGCTACTCATCCTCATTCCTTAATGACAATGTTGCAACATAAAAGGCTGAGAATAATGGATATTCTTCTTGGACCTGGAATCCAAATTTGGTATTATCTTAACTGCTAATAAGGAAAAGGATACCAGGTACTGGCGTCAGACTGAAGATCCTAAGAAATCAAGAAGGGCACAGCCATACATGCTAACTTTAACAATTTGAACAAATTGTTCCCCATAGCACTTCTACTTTTCAGTACAAGCTACCAGAGCATATACCTATTTTGCCAGTTTAAAGCacctataatttaaattttcaacaaTGGAGTAAAGCCATCTACTCATAACATaagacaaaacaaaaaaaatactgTCACTGCAGGCTTTCAAGTTCCATTCAACAGATGGTTTTAATttcctaaaataaaaataaaagaattatatgACTAAATAATAAAGTTCCATATCTATGCCTATTATTACTATAAGATTCTACAGGTAGAAGAACTTTTAGTGGAAcagcaataaaaaaataaaaaataaaagcccAAGCTGGCATACCCATTTGTGGAACAGAAGAGAAAAAATATGTGATGCAAATGATTGGCTCCAAAGTTGGACAATTAAATCAAGAATTCTTTTTCCTCTCTCCGGCACCCTAGCATAATAATCAGCGAGAACATTGTAAAAGCATAATTGACCATCAGCATCATCCTCTGCAGGAGAAATTGTATCTTCATCCCTGCTGAGAATTATATCTgtgttcaatttaaattaaaaaaaaaaaaaaatgagaaccCAACAACAGTGGCCATATCTATATGTATAGCATCTGCAATTGACAATGCAACAGTTTGCTGATAAAAAAGTCAGTTTTAAAAAACTTGCCTTCCATTCCATGCCATGCTTGTGAATAATGAAAATGGTGTTCCACTATATGGACGTAGGGAAGAACTCAAAAGCATCCCCATTCTCTACTTCTAGAATTTTGTCTTAGTTTTCAGGAAACAACAATATGCTTACGCTTCATCCAATTTTAGCaagcattaaaacataaaatagcCCATTATATATATCTCTCAGCTCTTCTACTTAAACAAATCCCATCTAACAGCCAACACAAAAACCTTTACAAATGCAAACACGTTACTTCGTTAGATTCTAGATCCTAATTCTATACTAAGTTTCCAAATAATTACCAAcaaaaaatgaatattttacAGCActaactcacctctggctcgaTCATCTACTTCCAGAGCTATGTCAGCAAACAACTCTTGCAACAAGTTGCGTCTCAGCGATGCAGAAGCTAGTGCCTGcaacaaatttttaaattaatttttggatCAAATTAGGTTAATTTGGAAATGCTTCTCTTGCTTTCACATAGCAAAAGTCGCATTTCATTTTCAAGCTCAACAagcaagaaaaaaatattaacgaCGGAAACTAAACAATATCACAAAGAAGATTTTTAATTAACAGCCATTAATAAATTATCACTCCACCATTGCAGACGGACGTTTAATTTAGGGAATAAGATATCTCTACTACGTAATGACaacgaaaaagaaaattcagaaCTCAGCAATCAATTTTTTCCGTTTCCTTCTACGTCTAATTATTCTCGGGAAACAAACAGAAAGATGAAGGAAGACGATGGATGAGAAAACACACCCGTTGGAGCTTTTTCTCGATTTCTAGAGTGAGAGCATCGAGATAACCTGAGCTCGGAGGCGTGGAAGAAGCTTTTTCCATTTTCTCTAAAATTGAAACCTCACAGCAACAATATCACAACAGCCATGATTTGGACCCAAGGCCACAGATTGAGATTAGCTTTGCATCAATATATGTACACGTATAAACTTGAGCTTATAGCTtgtgaagagaagaagaagaatccaATCAAATCGAGAAACGGCAAGTTTTCTCAAGTATCGAAACTGTTTGTTTGGATCATTTACCAGAAAAacgtaaatttaaaatttaatatctaaaaaaagaaaagaaaaaaaaaaaagaagaaaggagtacggcttattttttattaacagtaatttaagaattaatctataattacataaaattaattttaattttaaaaataaaattttaaaaatttacgattaacttttttattaatattaatcattaaatatagtgaaaatttttaaatatttttaatataaaataattaattcatagTCTTTTAAAATCTTTTATCCTAATCCATgagtaaattaaataataaattttcaatcgCTTAAAAAAcggatgaatttaaattttatacatgtatttttaaaattaaaaaattaattaaaaaatttttcataatatgaaggtaaaatagtaattttattgatatttataaaGTAATTAAAGGGCGAGTTGTGGTGGGTGACGTGGCGTAGGAAGAAAGCAACACGACAGCAGAGAAGATTGAAACATCGCAGCAGTTGCAGAGGTCCTCCGAACAGAACAATAAATGGAGGAGTGGGAAGACATCGTCACCGTGTTCTTGCAGGTCGGGTTTTTCTCTGTGTGTAACGTGTTTCCACTGACACGTGGAAATATAAGTGACAAGGAAACTTGAGACGAGGATTTATTGATAGGAATAAACAATGAGGGATGAGAAGTGATACAATTACTGGTGGAGGCCAAAAGGGGAAGGACAGTCACTCTATAAGTAGACTTAAGCCTTGCAATTGAATTGGGCTTAAGCAGAATGCAAGTTTTCCCTTTATAGTATTATCATTATCATTAAGTCTAATACTTGGCAGAAGAAAATTGAAGCAAACTAGCGCATAAGTCcacatttgaataaaaaataaataaataaaaactcataaaattatatatgatttgaatttattttaaaataaatatctttatgttatttataatcaaaattttttttaaataaatttttttaaattaattaaattaaatttttataaacttttaaattataaatgacCGCAACCGAATTGtatgcaataataataataataataattattattattattattattattggcctaagtttttctccccattccagGTTGCGatttatatagttttttttttttttttgaggtgGCGGATTATGGAGACTACTTTATATGTTGTTTTTTTTATGGTTGTTCCGATTGTATGTGATGATGGGCGGGTTCTGAACATTCAAGTCTTGCCTAAACCTGTGCTAAAAAATTAAACCTTAATTTTATTAGAACTCAATGCACGGGCCTACTCCTTATATAAGTCTAGGACTTGTCCCGTTGAGCCGGACTAGGCGCGAACCTGCATGTGAGGGACCTGGTTTCGAATATTCGTTAGTTCCGTGGGACAATAAATCCCGTGATGCTCAGAAATGCGTTCAAGTGGCGCCGaatgaaattaaatggccgtttaaCGGTAGAAAAGGATGCAATACATCCGTACGTACGGCCAGTATGACTATGGCAGAAGGGTATAAAAGTAGGATGGCAATTACACATCACTAGAGAATAAAAGAAAACGAGTGAAAAATGAAAATCAGGCTTACTAAAATATACTCTGAGTCTAACCCCCTACTGGATCTCAgatatcaattggcgccgtctatgGGAACGAAGGCGAGGCGATCTTACCGTAATCAGAGTTCTCATCCTCATTTCACCCACTAAGATCCACATGGCCAATCACGATAAAAATTATACTGGAAACACCCCAAACGACCTAAGCTCAACTCGGGAAGGTTCATAGTTTTCATTCTCTAGCCCAACTGCCCCAATAAATCAGCCACCCATGTTATTTAACCCTTCACCAAGCTCAGCCAGGACCATGCTCTGAATTACTCTATCTAACCAAAAACTGCAAAGCATGGCTCTCCAGTTATAAAACATTGCCCACTGGCTAGACCAGATGTTACAGTAGAGAGGGCTCAGTACCCCGTCGAGCAGGATACCTGTAGCCAAGAGGCTCAATATCAATGAGCCCAACCCACATTGAACTATCAAATCCCCCAACAGAGCAGTAAGAGGACAGACGATGGAGACGAAGAAGCCAGTTGGAGAAATGAGCCGACAGCCCGAGCTAGAGGTAGGATAGTAAGGGAGTTTATTGAGAATGATGGAGCTGAGAGCTACTCTTTTGAACCAACAGAAAGGTCGAAGAGTGAAAAGCTAGAAAGAAACTACCGCTCAGAGAAGAGGCCCAAGAGAGAACACGCAGACGTAGACTAAAAGTTAGAAAGATTAAAAGAGCAACTATTGACAGAATTGGGAGTACGAGACAACAACAGTTCCCTATTGCCAACCTCATCGTCATTTGTAAAATAGGTTCAACAGGAAACCATATcaaagaagttcatgatgccaacTATGGCAGCCTATGACGGGACGAGAAACCCCCGAGAACGTCTTGAACGACAAGACATTCATGGATTTGCAGGCTCATTTGAACGCCCTGATGTGCAAGGTCTTTCCAACCACCTTAACAGGATCAACCCGGGCATGGTTTAACAACTTGGAGTTGAGGAGCATTAAGAACTTCATCAGTAGATCCAATGTTGAAGTTCCTGCAGAAAGAAAAATGAGCTACTTAGAAACTGTGCAGCAAAGGATGAATGAATTCTTAAGAGAGTAAATGGCCAAATTCAACTCTGAGGCTTTGCAGATACCTGAGCTAGGTGAGAGAAGGACAGCAGAAGCCATGTAGAAGGGCATAACTTCTCCGGAGTTCTTTGGGTCGTTGTGTAAAAAGCCCCTTACTACCCTGTCAGAGCTGATGAAAAGGGCAGAGAAATACATAAGATAGGATGGCGCCTTGACGACTAGTCCATTTACCAGGGATGATAGAGAAAGATACAGGGTTGGGGAGGACAAGAGACAAGACAAGTCAGAGAAGAGACAGGACCGGGGACCGGAGGTATTGAACAAACACCAAGGGTAAAAAGAGGAACATAAACCTTACCAACCCCAACTTCCTGCTGAAGTCACTCTCCGGAATGTGTCCAGAGCTGAAGTGCTCGTAGCAGTCCAGGACAAAGATTTCATGCAATGGTCCAAGCCCATGAAAGTAGAGGCAAGCAGAAGGGACCCGGATAAATACTACCAATACCACAGAACATATGGCCATGACACAAATGATTGCTATCAATTAATAAATGAGATAGAAAGCTTGATTAAAAGAGGTCATCTTCGAAATTTTGCAAAGAAGCCAAAAGGCCAAAGGCAACAACAAGGTGCGGCTAAAGAAAGGCTCAAGAGACGGATTGGAGCACCAATAAATGACGGGTCCAGTAGAACAATCAACATGATTGTAGGAGGGATTGTAAGCCGTATGAGTAGGAGGGAAAAGAAGAGAGGtagaaatgaaaatgaaagcAGTGCAGAGGTGATGCAAGTCGCTGAGCACTCCCCAATAATCATCTTCTTTCCCCTAGAGGATGCACAAGGGGTGCAAATGCCCTATGATGATGTCTTGGTCATCGAAGCAGTTATCCATAACTTCAGGGTTTGTAATGTGCTAGTGGACAATGGCAGCAAGGTGAATCTATTATCCTACCAAGTCTTCCAGCAGATGAAAATACCTGAGGAGTAGCTCGTCAGGGACCAAACCCCAGTCAAAGGGATAAGGGGAACCTCGTTAGTGGTGAAAGGAAAAGTAAAAGTAGCCCTCACTCTAGGGGAGCCTCCCCTGTCACGGAATCACTATGCCATATTCCTGGTGGTGAAGTTACCCTTAAGCTACAACGCTATCTCGAGAAGACTAATGTTGTATGATTTTGAAGCAGTGACCAATATTTGGTATCTGACCATGAAGTTCTCGACGGAGGCAGGAGTCAAAGTTGTCTAGAGAAGGCAGGAGGAGGCCAGAGCGATATATCTGGCTATAGTAGAGGAACAATGCACCCAGTCAGAGGAGGTAAATCCTAAAATTATGGAAGTTAGAGATAAGAGAAAGGAGGCCAGGACTGAACCAATTGACAAGATGAAGACCTTCTCATTATCTAGAGAAGAAGGCGACAAGATCTTTAGCATCAATTCGAGCCTGGAAGAAGGCTAGAAAGAAGCTGCAAAAGCCTTGATCAGGGGGCATGCCTCGAGCTTTGTTTGGAAACCCTTGGATATGCCGGGGATCGATCCCAAGGTGATGACTCATAAGCTAAACGTCTTCCCTCATGCCAAgccaataaaatagaaaaagagaGTCTTTAGGAAAGAGAAGCAACAGGCCAAGAGGGAGGAGGTGGAAAAATTAGAAGAGACCGAGAGTAATATACCCAAAGTGGTTAGCTAACTCTATAACGGGAagtataggat
This sequence is a window from Manihot esculenta cultivar AM560-2 chromosome 4, M.esculenta_v8, whole genome shotgun sequence. Protein-coding genes within it:
- the LOC110612958 gene encoding uncharacterized protein LOC110612958 isoform X1 — protein: MEKASSTPPSSGYLDALTLEIEKKLQRALASASLRRNLLQELFADIALEVDDRARDIILSRDEDTISPAEDDADGQLCFYNVLADYYARVPERGKRILDLIVQLWSQSFASHIFSLLFHKWLFESHLHSTEVLLRYSSALVQGATNVFWIDIQTNTRHFQSLFRYLLEEVALEPKRLNKIPLQAQQDLFLLLSRSLLYYNLDDKLEIFLKHFPVFPNAFLVGGPVDFFVIELADQLQKLKVEPVLLHYLSQIKILQAGMELRMTTSTRLRACLYSFTSPGGPMYPTRAVRHAAWETLDLLFPVGRYPRHLISLFFRLLYPWCWPSSCFNFIKSCMKAIFYCLVRQLFSGWDKLREN
- the LOC110612958 gene encoding uncharacterized protein LOC110612958 isoform X2; translated protein: MEKASSTPPSSGYLDALTLEIEKKLQRALASASLRRNLLQELFADIALEVDDRARDIILSRDEDTISPAEDDADGQLCFYNVLADYYARVPERGKRILDLIVQLWSQSFASHIFSLLFHKWLFESHLHSTEVLLRYSSALVQGATNVFWIDIQTNTRHFQSLFRYLLEEVALEPKRLNKIPLQAQQDLFLLLSRSLLYYNLDDKLEIFLKHFPVFPNAFLVGGPVDFFVIELADQLQKLKVEPVLLHYLSQIKILQGMELRMTTSTRLRACLYSFTSPGGPMYPTRAVRHAAWETLDLLFPVGRYPRHLISLFFRLLYPWCWPSSCFNFIKSCMKAIFYCLVRQLFSGWDKLREN